From Paenibacillus sp. FSL H8-0537:
TCAATGCCGTAATGCTCATAAGCGAACAGCTTGCCTGTACGGCCCATGCCCGTCTGAATTTCATCGACGATAAGCAAAATGCCATGCTTGCGGCATAGCTTGCACAGGGCATGCACAAATGCCGGATCAGCCGGATAAATGCCTCCTTCTGCCTGAACCAGCTCCAGCATAACTGCCGCTGTTTTATCGCTGATTGCCGCCTCCAGCGCTTCAATATCATTGTAAGGAATGTATCTGAAGCCCTCCGGCAACGGAGCAAAACCTTCCTTTACCTTCTCTTGGCCCGTCGCAGTCAAGGTTGCCAGCGTCCGTCCATGGAAAGAATTTTCGAACGTAATGATTTCATAACGGCCATTGCCTTTAATCTTCTGCTGGTATTTGCGCGCCAGCTTAATTGCCGCTTCATTCGCCTCTGCGCCCGAGTTGCAGAAAAATACAGCGTCGCCGCTGCTGTTGTCCGTCAACAGCTTAGCAGCTTCCTCCTGATTCGGAATATGAAACAGGTTGGATACATGCCACAGCTCATCCAGCTGCTTAATTAAAGCTTCCTTGATTTTGCGAGGCGCATGTCCCAAATTCGTAACGGCAATGCCGCTCATGAAATCAAGGTAACGCTTGCCCTGATCATCCCATAGCCAGCTTCCCTCGCCCTTCACCAGCGCGATTGGGTATCTCGCATAAGTAGGAAGCAGCGAATTTGCCGCTACCGAAGTTGTTGTTTTCTCACTCATCGTTTATATCCTCCCTCCCGCTCTCGCGATTTAAACCCCTTTGACGATACGCGTACCGACTCCGCCCTCGCGCACTGCCTTAGTCAATACGCCTGGCTCCTCGCCGCTGACGATGACCACTTCCTGCACCTGTCCTTGAATACATTGCACAGCTGCGCGAACCTTCGGAATCATTCCGCCATATATTTCTCCGCTTGCGATCATCTCGTCAATATCAGCAACAGTGACCACAGGCAGCACCTGCTTCACGCCATCGACCGTGCGCATAATGCCCGGCACATCGGTTACTACGATCATTTGATGAACGCCCAGATGGGAAGCTACAGCTCCAGCCGCAGTATCCGCGTTAATGTTATAGCGCTGCCCCTGTGCGTCAATGCCTACAGGCGCGATAACAGGAATATAACCCATTGCCATCACGCCTTCTATAACAGCAGCATTAATGTCCGTCACATCGCCTACAAAGCCAATCTCATCAGCGTTTGCGACCGGGCGGGCTGTAATCAGCTGGCCATCCACACCGGATAAGCCGAGCGCCTGTGCGCCGCAGGAAGACATTTTCCGCACAATTTCCTTGTTGATGCGTCCAGATAAAACCATTTCGACGACATCCAGCACCGCTTCGCTCGTCTTGCGCAAGCCGCCGACAAACTCGGTCTCAATGCCAAGCTTCGCCAACGTCTCCGAGATCGCCGGGCCGCCGCCATGTACAATAACCGGGCTAACGCCGGATTGCTGCAGCTCCCGCAGCTCGCCAAAGAAAGATTCCGGCAGCGCAGCCAGTGTACTGCCGCCGCATTTCATTACAAATCGTTGCGTCATGCTATTATGAGCCCCTTTATCGCTTAATGCCCGCCTTATGCACCGTTATGTACGGTAAGCCGCATTAATTCGCACGTAGTCATAAGTCAGGTCACAGCCCCAAGCTGTTGCCGCGCCCGCTTCCATATGCAGATCCACATGAATGACGACCGTGTCGCCCTTCAAATATTCCAAAGCTTTCTCCTCGTCAAAAGCAACCGGCTTCGACTGCTGCAGCGTTACAATGCTGCCTAGCGAAATATCGACCGTATCCGGATTGACAGGCTCGCCAGCGCGGCCTACTGCCGCAATAATCCGGCCCCAGTTCGCATCAGCTCCAAAAACCGCTGATTTCACAAGGGAAGAACCAATGACCGTCTTTGCAATCGCCTGCGCCGATGCATCGCTAACCGCTCCACGCACCTGAACCTCGACAAGCTTCGTTGCGCCTTCGCCGTCACGCGCGATCGCTTTCGCAAGCACCTCGCACACATGGCGAAGCGCCGCGCCGAAAGCTGCCCAGCCTTCATGCTGCGGATGAAGCTCGCTGTTGCCGGCAAGTCCGCTTGCCATCGCAACGAGCATATCGTTCGTGCTTGTATCGCCATCAACCGTAATCATATTAAAAGTATGGTTCGTCGCTTCACGCAGCACTTGCTGCAGCGCTTCGCTGCCAATTGCCGCATCCGTCGTAACGAAACCAAGCATCGTTGCCATGTTTGGGTGGATCATGCCGGAGCCTTTCGCCGCTCCAGCGATATGAATGAGCTGTCCGTCAATTTCTACGGATACGCAGACCATTTTTTGCACTAAATCGGTCGTCAAAATCGCTTGGCAGAAGCTTTCTGCCGCTTGCTTATCGGAAGCCAGCTTCGCTGGCAGCTCACTGATGCCGCTGCGTACTTTGTCCATCTTGAGCAGCTCACCAATGACGCCGGTAGAAGCTACCGCTACTTCATCCGCTGCAACGCCAACCCGCTCAGCGAATTTATTGCGCATTTCATAAGCATCCGCTTCACCCTGCTCGCCCGTGCAAGCATTGGCATTGCCGCTATTGACCAGCACAGCACGCAGGCGGCCATCCGCGCCAATGCTCTCGCGCGTCACCTTAAGCGGTGCCGCCTGAAATACATTTGTCGTGTACACGCCCGCCGCTGCCGCCGGAACCTCGCATACAATCGCGCCAAGGTCATTGCGCGTGGTTTTTTTGAGGCCGCAGTGAATGCCGCCCGCTGTAAAGCCCTTTGGTGTTGTAATCGAGCCTTCCGCCACAACCGTATAAAGGGGTGCCGTGTGTCCCTGTTCCATAATTACATCGTTCTCCTTCGCTTCATGCTAAATTAGATTATGCTGCTTCTTATGGATAAACAGGAACAAACTGCAAACCAAGCGTCTCATCCCAGCCCATCATAAGGTTCATGTTCTGAATCGCTTGTCCCGCTGCACCTTTGACCAAATTATCAATGACCGAAACAATCGTTATTCTGCCTGTACGGCTATCGAACGCAAAGCCGATATCGCAATAGTTGGAGCCCCACACTTCCTTCGTCGCAGGCAGTTGTCCTTCAGGACGAATGCGCACGAACGGGCGGTTCTCGTAATAGCTGCGATACAGGTCCATAAAATCATCCGCGCTTCTGCCATCTTTCACCGTTGCATACATCGTTGTCATAATGCCGCGCGTCATCGGCACGAGATGGGTTGAGAACGTCGTCACAACCGAACGGCCCGCTACATCAGAGAGCACCATTTCGATTTCAGGAGTATGCTGATGCTGATTCAGCTTGTATGCTTTCAAGCTCTCGTTCAGCTCGGAATAGTGCGTGCCAAGACTCGCGCCGCGGCCCGCTCCAGAAACGCCGGATTTCGCATCAATAATGATGCTGTCCGGATCGATAAAGCCAGCTTGCACAGCCGGAACTAGGCCAAGAAGCGCCGCCGTAACGTAGCAGCCTGGGTTGGAAATGAGATTCGCACCCCGCACACGGTCGCCATAAACTTCAGCCAATCCGTACACCGCTTGCTTCAAAAACTCCTCGTCCGCCGCCGGCTTTTTGTACCATTTTTCATATAACTCTCTATCTTGCAGGCGGTAATCGCCGGATAAATCAATCACTTTAAGGCCTACAGCCAGCAAACCGGGTGCCAGCTTGGAAGCGACAGCCGCTGGTGTTGCCAAAAACACAACATCCGCTTTGCTGCGAATCGTCTGCGGCTCTACATCATCTAGCAGTTCTTCGCGAATGCTTATTAAGTGCGGGTATCCTTCCGTTATCGGCGTCCCCGCGCTGGATGATGAAATAACCGAGGTCACCTCAGCAAGAGGATGTGAGGCTAACAATCGAATAAGCTCAACGCCGCCGTAGCCGGTTGAACCGATAATAGCTATTTTCAGTTTTTCGCTCATATCCATCATCTCTCCCTATGAGACTATCTAAAAGTATATTGTACATGATTCGGCAGTCGATTAAAACACACTGTTTTTCCGTATTATTATACATGTCATTTCATATTAATACAATGAGCGAATGGATGTATTTTTGCGCCTCGCACGCTCGAACAACCCGCTGTCATGGAGCGATATCGCTATTTCTATTCCAGCTTAAACCCTTCCCCTACTACCTCTGATGTGTTGCTGATGATGACAAATGCAGTCGGGTCCACCGTCCGAACGAGCTGCTTGAGCTTCGCCACCTCCATTTGCCCCACAACGACCATCAGCACGGTCCGACCTTCCCCGCTGTAGCCGCCATGCCCAGCAAGCTTGGTCAAACCGCGGTCGAGATCATAAAGAATCGCCTCCGACACTTTTTCAGGCTCGCTGCTAATGATAAAAGCGACCTTCGACACTGGCAGCCCGCTTTGAATAATATCAATCGTTTTGCTCGTCACAAAGAGCCCGACTAAAGCATACAACGCCACTTCCGGCGAAATAAGCAGGCCAGCTGCAATAATGACACATCCGTCAAAAATAGCAACGGCGAGCCCTAGCGATATTCCCGTGTAACGATGCAAAATTTGCGCAGCCAAGCCAAGCCCGCCCGTCGAGCCGCCCCCACGAAAGACAATGCCAAGCCCGAGACCAACGCCGATCCCTCCATATATAGCAGCAAGCAATGGATTATGTGTGGGTGTTTCCCAATGGGATGTAAGCAGAACGAATAACGGCAGCACAACGGAGCCCAGCGCCACCTTAAGCGCATAACGCTTGCCCAGCAGCCACAGCCCCACAAAAAACAAGGGGATATTTACAGCCCACTGTGTATAAGCTGGCGGAATGTCAGCAAAACGTTGGACCAAAATCGAAATGCCGGAAACGCCGCCTGAGGCAATCTCATTGGGCACCAGAAATAAATTAAAGCTTGCCGCCATTAAAAAAGAGCCCAGCAGCACCTGAAGCATGCTCCAAAAGAGCTGTTTTCCAGGGCTGAGCGGTTTCTTTATTCGTTTATTTATTACTGTCGATTTAGCTGTGTATGACCTGGGGTTGCCTTTATCATTCATTTCTTTCACCATATCGAATCCCACCCAAATTCATAAAGTCTTATGTAAAACGCTCATAAAAAAGAAGAGTTCCACCCTTGTTCGAGTCGGAACTCTTCTTAGCTTACGTCAATATGGCTTGATCCATGCGTATTCATCCAGATCCTGTATCCTTATAGCCTTTTACCGCAAATGCCCAGCACTCGGGCTAGCTTATAGGAACGCTGCAATCGTCAGCTGTTAGTCGTGGCGAATTTGATGGCGCAAATATCCGTTGATGAAGGCGTTCAGGTCGCCATCCATAACGGCTCCCACATTGCCTGTCTCCACCGATGTGCGATGATCCTTGACCATGCTGTACGGATGAAAAACATAGGAGCGAATTTGGCTGCCCCAAGCAATTTCCGATTGCTCGCCGCGAATTTCCGCGAGATGCTGACGCTGCTCTTCGATTTTCCGCTCATAAAGCTTGGAACGCAGCATATTCATAGCCCGCTCACGGTTCTGAATTTGCGAACGTTCCTGCTGGCAGGCAACGACGATACCCGAGGGAATATGCGTAATACGAATCGCCGATTCTGTCTTGTTGACATGCTGTCCGCCCGCCCCGCTTGCGCGGTATGTATCGACCTTCAAATCCTCGCTGCGAATTTCAATATCGATGTCATCGGTGATTTCCGGTACTACATCGCAAGATGCGAAGGACGTATGACGACGGCCTGACGCATCAAATGGTGAAATACGAACGAGGCGATGTACGCCCTTCTCCGCTTTAAGATAACCGTAGGCATTGTAGCCTTTGACCAAAATCGTGACGCTCTTGATGCCTGCCTCATCACCTGGCAGATAATCAAGCAGCTCGACCTTGAAGCCGCTTTTCTCCGCCCAGCGTGTATACATGCGGTACAGCATTTGGCCCCAGTCCTGCGACTCGGTGCCGCCGGCGCCAGGATGCAGCTCAACGATAGCGTTGAGCTTATCATACGGCTGGTTGAGCAGCAGCGTCAGCTCAAAGTCATTCAGCTTGCGCAGCAGCTGGGCTGTTCCTTCCAGCAGCTCAGGCTCAAGCGTCACGTCCTGCTCTTCTTCCGCAAGCTCCAGCATCGTTTGCAAATCTTCCATCTCGCCGTTCAAG
This genomic window contains:
- a CDS encoding acetylornithine transaminase codes for the protein MSEKTTTSVAANSLLPTYARYPIALVKGEGSWLWDDQGKRYLDFMSGIAVTNLGHAPRKIKEALIKQLDELWHVSNLFHIPNQEEAAKLLTDNSSGDAVFFCNSGAEANEAAIKLARKYQQKIKGNGRYEIITFENSFHGRTLATLTATGQEKVKEGFAPLPEGFRYIPYNDIEALEAAISDKTAAVMLELVQAEGGIYPADPAFVHALCKLCRKHGILLIVDEIQTGMGRTGKLFAYEHYGIEPDIFTLAKGLGSGFPVGAAVCREELREAFGPGSHGSTFGGTPIATAVVKATLETIVGDRLSERAEEKGDYLTSQLKAKLEGNSFVKDIRGKGLLVGIECAEPIAGLLTAAQDKGLLVISAGPNVIRLLPNLLVTNEEIDQAVSILAELLAGTGAGDNK
- the argB gene encoding acetylglutamate kinase — translated: MTQRFVMKCGGSTLAALPESFFGELRELQQSGVSPVIVHGGGPAISETLAKLGIETEFVGGLRKTSEAVLDVVEMVLSGRINKEIVRKMSSCGAQALGLSGVDGQLITARPVANADEIGFVGDVTDINAAVIEGVMAMGYIPVIAPVGIDAQGQRYNINADTAAGAVASHLGVHQMIVVTDVPGIMRTVDGVKQVLPVVTVADIDEMIASGEIYGGMIPKVRAAVQCIQGQVQEVVIVSGEEPGVLTKAVREGGVGTRIVKGV
- the argJ gene encoding bifunctional glutamate N-acetyltransferase/amino-acid acetyltransferase ArgJ; its protein translation is MEQGHTAPLYTVVAEGSITTPKGFTAGGIHCGLKKTTRNDLGAIVCEVPAAAAGVYTTNVFQAAPLKVTRESIGADGRLRAVLVNSGNANACTGEQGEADAYEMRNKFAERVGVAADEVAVASTGVIGELLKMDKVRSGISELPAKLASDKQAAESFCQAILTTDLVQKMVCVSVEIDGQLIHIAGAAKGSGMIHPNMATMLGFVTTDAAIGSEALQQVLREATNHTFNMITVDGDTSTNDMLVAMASGLAGNSELHPQHEGWAAFGAALRHVCEVLAKAIARDGEGATKLVEVQVRGAVSDASAQAIAKTVIGSSLVKSAVFGADANWGRIIAAVGRAGEPVNPDTVDISLGSIVTLQQSKPVAFDEEKALEYLKGDTVVIHVDLHMEAGAATAWGCDLTYDYVRINAAYRT
- the argC gene encoding N-acetyl-gamma-glutamyl-phosphate reductase gives rise to the protein MSEKLKIAIIGSTGYGGVELIRLLASHPLAEVTSVISSSSAGTPITEGYPHLISIREELLDDVEPQTIRSKADVVFLATPAAVASKLAPGLLAVGLKVIDLSGDYRLQDRELYEKWYKKPAADEEFLKQAVYGLAEVYGDRVRGANLISNPGCYVTAALLGLVPAVQAGFIDPDSIIIDAKSGVSGAGRGASLGTHYSELNESLKAYKLNQHQHTPEIEMVLSDVAGRSVVTTFSTHLVPMTRGIMTTMYATVKDGRSADDFMDLYRSYYENRPFVRIRPEGQLPATKEVWGSNYCDIGFAFDSRTGRITIVSVIDNLVKGAAGQAIQNMNLMMGWDETLGLQFVPVYP
- a CDS encoding YitT family protein, with product MVKEMNDKGNPRSYTAKSTVINKRIKKPLSPGKQLFWSMLQVLLGSFLMAASFNLFLVPNEIASGGVSGISILVQRFADIPPAYTQWAVNIPLFFVGLWLLGKRYALKVALGSVVLPLFVLLTSHWETPTHNPLLAAIYGGIGVGLGLGIVFRGGGSTGGLGLAAQILHRYTGISLGLAVAIFDGCVIIAAGLLISPEVALYALVGLFVTSKTIDIIQSGLPVSKVAFIISSEPEKVSEAILYDLDRGLTKLAGHGGYSGEGRTVLMVVVGQMEVAKLKQLVRTVDPTAFVIISNTSEVVGEGFKLE
- the prfB gene encoding peptide chain release factor 2 (programmed frameshift), coding for MIEPTVKQDLREIAKRLQDLRGSLDLDLKNELIANFEEKMTAPDFWDDNDKAQNVISEMNAVKSVVDQYLRLNGEMEDLQTMLELAEEEQDVTLEPELLEGTAQLLRKLNDFELTLLLNQPYDKLNAIVELHPGAGGTESQDWGQMLYRMYTRWAEKSGFKVELLDYLPGDEAGIKSVTILVKGYNAYGYLKAEKGVHRLVRISPFDASGRRHTSFASCDVVPEITDDIDIEIRSEDLKVDTYRASGAGGQHVNKTESAIRITHIPSGIVVACQQERSQIQNRERAMNMLRSKLYERKIEEQRQHLAEIRGEQSEIAWGSQIRSYVFHPYSMVKDHRTSVETGNVGAVMDGDLNAFINGYLRHQIRHD